CGACCTGGGCGACGGCGGCTGGCGCGCCGCCCTGGAGGCCATGGCCCGCGAGATCCTCGCCCTCTACCGCCGTCACCCCTGGCTGCTCCAGGTCAACCAGTCCCGCCCGATCCTCGGTCCGAGCGCCCTGGACGGCATGGAGAAGGTCCTCGCCCTGATCCGCCCGATGGGGCTGACCGACCCCGAACTGGTCTCCGCGATCGTCATGATCGACGGGTACGTCGTCGGGGCCGCGCGCACGCAGCTCTACCAGCAGGAGGCCGAGCGCCGGACGGGCCTGACGGACGCGGAGTTCTGGCAGGCACAGGTGCCGGTGCTGGAGAAGGTCCTGGCCTCGGGCCGCTACCCCGTCATGGCGTCGCTCTCCGAGGACACGTTCGGACCCGACTTCGACCACTTCGGGTTCGGACTCCAGCGGATCCTGGACGGGTTGGAGGTACTCGTGGCGCGACGCCGGGGCGAGTCGGCCTCGTAGGCCGTCGCCTCGCTGCTACCTCCGTCGCCTCAGCCCGCGCAGACCGAACAGGACGGCGCAGGCGACGGCCACGGCGATGGCGCCGGTCTTGAGATCGCCGCTGAGTCCCTCGCCGCTGCCGCCGCCATCCCGTGTGGCCGAACTACCGCTGCCGGACGGGGAGTTGGAGTCACCACCGGGCGCGTCCTGCCCCTCCACCGAGCTGTCGGCCCCCTCGGAGCCGTACATCAGCCGCGTCCCGTCGGCGGTGTAGGTGACGGACTCCCCCTGCCCGAGGAACGGCACGCCGAGCCGCTCCTTGCGCTTGATCTCCCCGCCGTTCCAGTCGTACGCGATCGCGCCGAAGTAGCTGCGGACGACGAGGTGTTCGCCGTCCGGGGAGAGCGTGGCGTCGGTGGCCTCCAGGTCGGGCACGGCAGCGACGGGCCGGAAGACGTTCGTCCCGGACGGGGACAGTTCGGCCGGGCCCTCGTAGAGATGCCCGCCCTTAGCGTTCTTGTCGACGATGTAGACCCGGCCGGTCTTCGGATGCACGACGAGCGACTCGGCGTCGCGGGCCCCGTCGGAGTACTTCACGACGTACTGCGTGGCCCGGATCGTTTGGTCGCGCAGGTTCTTCGGCTCCGGCAGCCGGTAGATCCAGACGTGCGGCCAGGTCCCGCCGAGGTTGTCGCCGATGTCGCCGACGTAGATCTGGTTGCCGGGCCCGATGGAGATGGCCTCGACGTCGCGCGGGCTGCCCACGCCGGTCATGGTGATCGTCGCGACCGTCTCGCCCGTCGCGCTGTCGACGGCGTACAGGTACGCCCCGTCGTCGCTGTCGTTGTGCGTCCAGTAGATGCCGGGGTGCTGCCGCGAGGCCGCCAGGCCGCTGGACTCGGTGATGCGCGGGTCCTTGATCGTGAATTCCTCGTCCCCGTCGGCGGCGGAGGCGGGCACGGCGAGGGCGCCCACGAGAAGGGCCGCGGCGAGGAGGGCGAAAGGTCGGCGCATGCCCCCAAGCCTGCCATCCCGCTCCGCGGTTCATCGTGTGCTGTTCGGTGACGGCTGCTCTCTACAGACGGTATACAGAGCCGCCATCGGGCGGCGGGGGCTTTGGACATGTCCGGACTCTTGCCCTCTTCGGCCGCAGTGGCGCATTGTCGTCGCTCCACCGTCTCACCGGTGCCCCCCTCAGTGGCCGGCACCTCCCGGGGCGGTGGTAGTCCCCTCTTTGCTGCCACGGGGAGGGGTGCCCCTGCTGTCTCCCGAGCAGCGGGGGCTTAATCGTGTCTCCGCTCGATGGCCTGGCAGGCAGGGCACAGGACCTGAGCGTTGCGCCCACTGCGACAGGTGAGCCCCTGGCAGCACGGGCAGTAACCGACCTCGTCGGGGGCCCAAGGTGGTCCGGGGGGAGCACCAGCACCGGAGCGAACGCTTCGAGGGCGCCCTCGGCCTCCCCGCTGCCAAGGTGTGCGGCGGCCCTGCTGATGTGGATCTGCGCCTCGGTGCCAAAGGCGCGCACCGGCTGGCGGACAGCAGAGCGAGAAGGTTCTCCGCAGCTCGCAGGGCCTCTGCTGCCACGCCGGGCGCTGTACCGGTGCTCCGGCTGCGTACCCCCCGTCGCCGCCGGGGCACCGAAACACGTGGCGTCCGGCTCGCGCAGTGAGGGCGCATCACGCCGGTCGGCGTCCGATCGCCAGCAGGTGGGAGCTCGCTGCCAGCAGCTCGGGGTAGGGCTCGGCCATGCGCGCTGCGGTCAGTGCCGACTCGAAGAGGGCCGAGTCGCGGAAGTCGCCGCCGGTGTTGCGCTCGGCTGCCGCAAGCATCGACCAGGCAGGGCCCTCGATGCCGAAGACCTCGGCTCCCTCGAACCCGGCCGCGGCGACCTCGTTGCGCAGCTGCTCGCCGCTGTGGAAATAGGCAGCGGTGAACGCTTTCTTCCCGTCGTGGATTTGGCTGCGCAGGATGCCGCCGATGCTCACCTGCACCGCCTCTTTGTGGAGGTGGGCGAAGGCGGCGTGTTCGAACAGGGACGAGTATCGGTTGATGCCCGCGGCCGCCAGGAGGCCGCCTGGCTTGAGTACGCGGTACACCTCGGCGAGGGCTCGGTCGCGGTCGGCGCGTTCGATGAGGTGGTAGAGGGGGCCGAGCAGGAGCACGACGTCGTATGAGGCGTCCTCGCCGGTGAGCCGGCGGGCGTCCCCGAGCTCCACCGTGGCGCCCGTGTCCTTGGCCTGCTCGATGTGGCGTGGGATCGGGTCGACGAGGTGCACGGTGTAGTCGTCCTTCACAAGCCAGCGGGCGTGGGCGCCGGGGCCTCCGCCGACGTCGAGGACCCGGGCTGGTGGCTGGGGGAGGTGTCGGCGCAGCAGCTCCTGCGTGCGTACCATCTCCAGGCGTCCGTCGGCAGTGGTGGTCAGCCTGTCCGCCTCGTCGATGGTCTCGCTGTAGAACCGCGTGATCTCCGGCGCTAGCTCAGGGCTCGTCATGCGAGCATTCTGGTGGCCTGCCGGTGGACCAGTCCAGTGATCGGAAGAAAGCCATGCCTCTGCTGAAGTACGAGCAGATCGCCGACGACCTGCGCACGCGCATCGCCAACGGTGAGTTCGGCCCGGGTGAGCTGCTGCCGTCAGGTCGTGATCTGGCCGAGCAGTGGAGCGTGTCGAGGGCCACGGTCGTCAAGGCATACGACGTGCTACGGGCCGATGGCCTCGTCGTGGCCCGGCAGGGAGCAGGGAGCAGGGTTCACGGTCGTCGAGGCGCCGATCGCGCGTCCTGCGGGCGGACGCCGAGCTGGCTCAAGCCGCGTCACGGGCGGCGCGCCGTACCGGCGACTGGGGGTGCCTGACCGAGTCGTCCCGCCCGCGCACGTGATCGATGCCCTGGGGCTGAAGCCCGGCGAGACTGCGTTGCGGCGGAGGCGTCTGGTGCTTCTCGACGACGGTTCTCCGGGAACGCTCGTCACCGCGTGGTTCCCGCCGGCGGTCGCCGACCTGGCGCCCCGGCTGGCCCTGAATGGACCTATCGCCGAAGGCACCACGCACTATGTGCGGCGTGAAACCGGTCGGTCGCCCGCTGAAGGTGTCGACATCACGACGGTCCGTCTGGCCAGTGACGAGGAAGCCGGCGTGCTGAAAGTGGATCAGCCTGTGGCGGTGGCCGTCGTGCTGCACGTGGCGTATGACCAGGACCGACGTCCCCTGGTGTGCGAGATCGGTGTCACGCCGTCGCACGTGTTCGAAGAGACGGACACGTACCCGATGAGGTAGCAACGCATCCAAGTCGCTTGACTGGACCGGTGGACCGGTCCAGTCTTTTTGTTGTGCCGTGCCAGCGTGCCGCGAAAGCGGCCGTGCTGTGTCCGGCTGCCGGAAATGACGAAGCCCGGCGACCGCTGACACGGCCCCGGGCGCGGCCAACGCTGCTGAGGAGCGTCGACAATGGAATTCCTATCACGAGCACTCGAATGGGTAAGAGCGGTGCTGTTCGGACCGCGCACTCCCGGCCGACATCGCCGCACCGCCTCGCGCGCCGTGCTCCCCACGACCTCTCCCCACCCGTCGCCTGAGGTCTGCGGCGCACGGCTGATGGCCGCCCGCAGTCACCGCCGGGACCGGCAAGCGCCTCCGCCATGGGAGGAGAGCGGCGTCCTGGTCCGGCCCTACGTGGCGCGCCTGGGCGAGGGCGTGTACGCGGGCGCCCAGGCAGGCCCGTGGGGGGATGCGCGATGAACGCCACCCACGACACAGAGGCGCTCGCCTCGACCGTTGTCACCATGGCCAGTCAGGCGACCTGGTTCATCGAGCAGCCCACGCTGCTGGGCCACCAGACCGTCAAGAGCTTCGAGGCCGACTTCCGTGCCTTCATCGAGCAGATGATCCCGCAGATCGAGAAGCTCGCCGCCGCCCAGTCCGCCGACGACGTCCCGGCGAACGTGGCTCTCGCAGCGATCGCCGAGGCTCGCAGCCGCATGGGCGAGCCTGAGGCCGCGGGC
This region of Streptomyces caelestis genomic DNA includes:
- a CDS encoding TetR/AcrR family transcriptional regulator; translation: MESGTSGTSGTSGTGSTGGTGSTGGAGSTETSGSGDIARTLELLWDTGRRPSRGPKPTLTLDRIVEAAVQVADTEGLEGLSMRRVAAELGTGTMSLYRYVPGKGELLDLMLDRVQRPSENPADLGDGGWRAALEAMAREILALYRRHPWLLQVNQSRPILGPSALDGMEKVLALIRPMGLTDPELVSAIVMIDGYVVGAARTQLYQQEAERRTGLTDAEFWQAQVPVLEKVLASGRYPVMASLSEDTFGPDFDHFGFGLQRILDGLEVLVARRRGESAS
- a CDS encoding WD40 repeat domain-containing protein, producing the protein MRRPFALLAAALLVGALAVPASAADGDEEFTIKDPRITESSGLAASRQHPGIYWTHNDSDDGAYLYAVDSATGETVATITMTGVGSPRDVEAISIGPGNQIYVGDIGDNLGGTWPHVWIYRLPEPKNLRDQTIRATQYVVKYSDGARDAESLVVHPKTGRVYIVDKNAKGGHLYEGPAELSPSGTNVFRPVAAVPDLEATDATLSPDGEHLVVRSYFGAIAYDWNGGEIKRKERLGVPFLGQGESVTYTADGTRLMYGSEGADSSVEGQDAPGGDSNSPSGSGSSATRDGGGSGEGLSGDLKTGAIAVAVACAVLFGLRGLRRRR
- a CDS encoding class I SAM-dependent methyltransferase encodes the protein MTSPELAPEITRFYSETIDEADRLTTTADGRLEMVRTQELLRRHLPQPPARVLDVGGGPGAHARWLVKDDYTVHLVDPIPRHIEQAKDTGATVELGDARRLTGEDASYDVVLLLGPLYHLIERADRDRALAEVYRVLKPGGLLAAAGINRYSSLFEHAAFAHLHKEAVQVSIGGILRSQIHDGKKAFTAAYFHSGEQLRNEVAAAGFEGAEVFGIEGPAWSMLAAAERNTGGDFRDSALFESALTAARMAEPYPELLAASSHLLAIGRRPA
- a CDS encoding DUF6415 family natural product biosynthesis protein; amino-acid sequence: MNATHDTEALASTVVTMASQATWFIEQPTLLGHQTVKSFEADFRAFIEQMIPQIEKLAAAQSADDVPANVALAAIAEARSRMGEPEAAGLQGEVERVERLARSVVSLVGHHDSLAGLRMCLLCDRLIDGDDAWEPYDVGRPPGGAARSGRVHAACATRCR